In a single window of the Bacteroides acidifaciens genome:
- a CDS encoding DUF6932 family protein produces MEFNKEGYLPEGIHTLSWEEFETTFGFSPKRKELLEGLLQVINILKICGCEAIYIDGSFVTDKLEPDDWDACFKGSTQSLKTLKSQEPCLLLTDDYKLRETQKQKFKGELFFYSLYAGLNISYLDFFQGRKGAKRKKKGIIKINLN; encoded by the coding sequence ATGGAATTTAATAAAGAAGGGTATTTGCCCGAAGGAATTCACACGCTCAGTTGGGAAGAATTTGAAACAACTTTCGGATTCAGCCCCAAACGTAAAGAACTGCTGGAAGGCTTACTCCAAGTTATAAATATACTAAAAATTTGTGGTTGCGAAGCTATCTATATCGACGGTAGCTTCGTCACCGACAAATTGGAACCCGACGACTGGGATGCCTGTTTCAAAGGAAGCACACAATCTCTTAAGACACTAAAAAGCCAAGAACCTTGCCTGCTCCTCACTGACGATTATAAACTGCGGGAAACGCAAAAACAAAAATTCAAAGGAGAGCTATTCTTTTACAGCCTTTATGCAGGCTTGAATATCTCCTATCTGGATTTCTTTCAAGGAAGAAAAGGAGCAAAGAGGAAGAAAAAGGGAATAATAAAAATAAATCTGAACTAA
- a CDS encoding RagB/SusD family nutrient uptake outer membrane protein: MKLDKYIFSALIAAATLFLGSCSDFLDRSPQGQFTEDDNPNALVNGKIYNVYTMMRNYNITAGPPAFAIHCFRSEDSEKGSIASDGSDVAEMYDDFLYTANNGLLGAYWGQNYAIIYQCNDILESIADKETAGQTEAEDIINKGEASFFRAYCYFNLVRAFGEVPLVTYKINDASEANIPKTTVEKIYEQIDTDLKTAEESLPETWSTEYLGRLTWGAARSLHARTYMMRNDWNNMYTASTDVIKKGLYNLKTPYNEIFTDEGENNGGSVFELQCTATAALPQSDVIGSQFCEVQGVRGAGQWDLGWGWHMATEYMAQAYEQGDPRKNATLLYFRHSDDEPITPENTNEPYGESPVSPAMGAYFNKKAYTDPALRKEYTNKGYWVNIRLIRYADVLLMGAESANEKGIPGEAVDYLEQVRERARGTNSNILPKVTTTDQGELREAIRHERRVELGLEFDRFYDLVRWGIAKQVLQAAGKNYQDKNALLPLPQTEIDKSKGVLVQNPDYQ, translated from the coding sequence ATGAAACTGGATAAATATATATTTTCAGCCCTTATTGCCGCCGCCACGCTCTTTCTGGGCAGTTGCAGCGACTTTCTCGACCGCAGTCCGCAAGGACAGTTCACCGAAGACGACAACCCCAATGCGCTCGTCAACGGTAAGATTTACAATGTCTACACGATGATGCGTAATTACAACATCACCGCCGGTCCTCCCGCATTTGCCATCCACTGCTTCCGTTCCGAAGACTCGGAAAAGGGAAGTATAGCCAGCGACGGTTCCGACGTAGCGGAAATGTACGACGACTTCCTATATACCGCCAACAACGGTTTGCTGGGTGCCTACTGGGGACAGAATTATGCCATCATCTACCAGTGCAATGACATTCTCGAATCCATCGCAGATAAAGAGACAGCCGGACAAACCGAAGCCGAAGATATCATCAACAAAGGCGAAGCCTCTTTCTTCCGTGCCTACTGCTACTTCAATCTGGTAAGAGCTTTCGGCGAAGTCCCCCTCGTGACCTACAAAATCAATGACGCTTCGGAAGCCAATATTCCGAAAACAACCGTCGAGAAAATCTACGAGCAGATTGACACCGACCTGAAAACCGCCGAGGAGTCACTACCGGAAACATGGAGCACCGAATACCTCGGACGCCTCACCTGGGGAGCCGCACGTTCGCTGCACGCACGTACCTATATGATGCGCAACGACTGGAACAATATGTACACAGCCTCTACCGACGTCATTAAAAAAGGGCTTTATAACCTGAAAACCCCGTACAACGAGATATTTACGGACGAAGGCGAAAACAACGGCGGTTCTGTATTCGAACTGCAATGTACCGCCACCGCCGCTCTCCCCCAAAGCGATGTTATCGGCAGCCAGTTCTGCGAAGTGCAAGGTGTGCGCGGAGCAGGTCAATGGGACTTGGGATGGGGATGGCACATGGCGACAGAATATATGGCACAAGCCTACGAACAGGGCGACCCGCGTAAAAACGCCACCCTGCTCTACTTCCGTCACTCGGACGACGAGCCGATTACCCCCGAGAATACCAACGAGCCTTACGGCGAATCTCCGGTTTCTCCGGCTATGGGAGCCTATTTCAATAAAAAAGCCTACACCGACCCAGCCCTGCGTAAGGAATACACCAACAAAGGCTATTGGGTAAATATCCGCCTCATCCGCTATGCGGACGTATTGCTGATGGGAGCCGAATCCGCCAATGAAAAAGGCATCCCCGGCGAAGCGGTAGACTACCTCGAACAGGTACGTGAACGTGCTAGAGGTACGAATAGCAACATATTGCCCAAAGTAACCACTACCGACCAAGGCGAACTGCGTGAAGCCATCCGCCATGAACGCCGCGTGGAACTGGGGCTTGAGTTCGACCGTTTCTACGACCTGGTCCGCTGGGGCATTGCCAAACAAGTATTGCAGGCAGCCGGCAAGAATTATCAGGACAAGAACGCCTTGCTTCCATTGCCTCAGACCGAGATAGACAAGTCCAAAGGAGTGCTGGTACAAAATCCGGATTATCAATAA
- the bglX gene encoding beta-glucosidase BglX: MINKKLSSVILLLLAGFLNVAAQKSPQDMNRFIDALMRRMTLEEKIGQLNLPVTGEITTGQAKSSDIAAKIKKGEVGGLFNLKGVEKIREVQKQAVEQSRLGIPLLFGMDVIHGYETMFPIPLGLSCTWDMAAIEESARIAAVEASADGISWTFSPMVDISRDPRWGRVSEGNGEDPFLGAMIAEAMVRGYQGKNMQRNDEIMACVKHFALYGASEAGRDYNTVDMSRQRMFNDYMLPYEAAVEAGVGSVMASFNEVDGIPATANKWLMTDILRGQWGFNGFVVTDYTGISEMIDHGIGDLQTVSARAINAGVDMDMVSEGFVGTLKKSVQEGKVSMETLNTACRRILEAKYKLGLFDNPYKYCDPKRPTRDIFTKAHRDAARRIAAESFVLLKNDSPDGNPNGNPLLPFNPKGNIAVIGPLANSRSNMPGTWSVAAVLDRCPSLVEGLKEMTAGKANIMYAKGSNLISDAAYEERATMFGRSLSRDNRTDQQLLDEALNVARRSDIIIAALGESSEMSGESSSRTDLNIPDVQQNLLKELVKTGKPVVLVLFTGRPLTLNWEQEHVPAILNVWFGGSEAAYAIGDALFGYVNPGGKLTMTFPKNVGQIPLYYAHKNTGRPLKEGKWFEKFRSNYLDVDNDPLYPFGYGLSYTTFSYSDIDLSHSSMDMNGSLTAAVEVTNTGTWPGSEVVQLYIRDVVGSSTRPVKELKGFQKIFLEPGEMKIVRFKIAPEMLRYYNYDLQLVAEPGDFEVMIGTNSRDVKTAKFTLN, translated from the coding sequence ATGATAAATAAGAAACTAAGTTCCGTCATTCTGTTACTTTTGGCAGGATTCCTGAACGTGGCGGCACAAAAGTCGCCACAGGACATGAACCGCTTCATCGATGCCCTGATGAGAAGAATGACATTGGAAGAAAAGATAGGGCAGTTAAACCTTCCCGTCACCGGAGAGATTACCACCGGACAAGCCAAGAGCAGCGATATTGCCGCCAAAATCAAGAAAGGCGAAGTAGGCGGACTGTTCAACCTGAAAGGAGTGGAGAAGATACGCGAAGTACAGAAACAGGCGGTCGAACAATCCCGCCTGGGTATTCCGTTACTGTTTGGCATGGACGTCATCCACGGATATGAGACGATGTTCCCCATCCCGCTCGGCCTGTCGTGCACCTGGGATATGGCAGCCATCGAAGAGTCTGCCCGCATCGCAGCCGTAGAAGCCAGTGCCGACGGAATCTCATGGACATTCAGCCCGATGGTGGACATCTCGCGCGACCCCCGCTGGGGACGTGTGTCCGAGGGGAACGGTGAAGACCCGTTCCTCGGCGCCATGATTGCCGAAGCAATGGTACGCGGCTATCAGGGAAAGAACATGCAACGCAACGACGAAATCATGGCGTGCGTGAAGCACTTTGCCCTATACGGGGCAAGCGAAGCGGGACGTGACTACAACACCGTGGATATGAGCCGCCAACGGATGTTCAACGACTATATGCTACCTTATGAAGCAGCCGTCGAAGCCGGTGTAGGCAGCGTGATGGCATCGTTCAACGAAGTGGACGGAATACCTGCCACCGCCAACAAATGGCTGATGACGGACATCCTGCGCGGACAATGGGGATTCAACGGCTTCGTTGTAACCGACTATACGGGAATCTCCGAAATGATAGACCATGGCATCGGCGACCTTCAGACAGTATCCGCCCGTGCCATCAATGCCGGAGTGGACATGGATATGGTCAGCGAAGGCTTTGTAGGCACGCTGAAGAAATCCGTCCAGGAAGGCAAGGTTTCTATGGAAACGCTGAATACCGCCTGCCGCCGCATCCTGGAAGCGAAATACAAGCTCGGGTTGTTTGACAATCCTTATAAATATTGCGACCCGAAACGTCCGACACGCGACATATTTACGAAAGCGCACCGTGACGCAGCCCGCAGAATAGCCGCCGAAAGTTTCGTTCTCTTGAAAAACGACAGCCCCGACGGGAACCCGAACGGAAATCCGCTACTGCCTTTCAATCCCAAAGGAAATATCGCCGTTATCGGCCCGCTGGCAAACAGCCGCAGCAATATGCCGGGTACTTGGAGCGTAGCTGCTGTGCTCGACCGCTGTCCTTCATTAGTAGAGGGACTGAAAGAGATGACTGCCGGAAAAGCGAATATCATGTACGCCAAAGGCAGCAACCTGATTAGTGATGCCGCCTACGAAGAACGTGCCACAATGTTCGGCCGTTCACTGAGCCGTGACAATCGCACCGACCAGCAATTGCTGGACGAAGCGCTCAACGTAGCCCGCCGGTCGGACATTATCATCGCAGCCCTTGGAGAATCCTCTGAGATGAGCGGTGAAAGCAGCAGCCGTACGGACTTGAATATCCCTGACGTGCAGCAAAACCTGCTGAAAGAATTAGTAAAGACAGGGAAACCGGTAGTGCTTGTACTGTTCACCGGCCGCCCGCTTACACTGAACTGGGAACAGGAACACGTGCCCGCCATCCTGAATGTATGGTTCGGCGGCAGTGAAGCAGCTTATGCCATCGGCGACGCCCTCTTCGGCTATGTCAATCCGGGTGGCAAACTGACAATGACTTTCCCGAAGAACGTCGGTCAGATACCTCTTTACTATGCGCATAAGAATACCGGACGCCCGTTGAAAGAAGGCAAATGGTTCGAGAAGTTCCGCAGCAACTACCTGGATGTGGACAATGACCCGCTTTATCCGTTCGGCTACGGGCTTTCTTATACCACTTTCTCCTACAGTGACATTGACCTCAGCCACTCCAGCATGGACATGAACGGTTCACTGACCGCAGCAGTGGAAGTGACCAATACCGGCACATGGCCCGGCTCGGAAGTCGTGCAACTCTATATCCGTGACGTAGTAGGCAGCAGCACCCGCCCCGTGAAAGAGCTGAAAGGTTTCCAGAAGATATTCCTTGAACCGGGAGAAATGAAGATTGTCCGCTTCAAGATTGCTCCGGAAATGCTGAGATATTATAACTATGACCTTCAACTGGTGGCCGAACCGGGTGACTTTGAAGTGATGATTGGGACGAACAGCCGGGATGTGAAAACGGCGAAATTTACGTTGAACTAA
- a CDS encoding glucoamylase family protein has translation MNNKYKRLAEMSALPLMLLFLSAVALTFQNCKGKSKSDNLSAVTDSLSDDALMDTVQRRTFLYFWEGAEPNSGLAPERYHVDGVYPQDDANVVTSGGSGFGIMAILAGIDRGYVTREEGLARMERIVSFLEKADRFHGAYPHWWYGDTGKVKPFGQKDNGGDLVETAFLIQGLLAVHQYYVNGNEKEKALAQRIDQIWRDVDWDWYRKGGQNVLYWHWSPTYGWEMNFPVHGYNECMIMYILAAASPTHGVPAAVYHDGWAQNGAIISPHKVEGIELHLRYQGTEAGPLFWAQYSFLGLDPVGLKDEYCPSYFYEMRNLTLVNRAYCIRNPKHYKGFGPDCWGLTASYSVDGYAAHSPNEQDDKGVISPTAALSSIAYTPEYSMQVMRHLYNMGDKVFGPFGFYDAFSETDNWYPQRYLAIDQGPIAVMIENYRTGLLWNLFMSHPDVQAGLTKLGFNTNKQDVKQK, from the coding sequence ATGAACAATAAATATAAAAGACTCGCAGAAATGAGCGCACTCCCTCTCATGCTGCTGTTCCTGTCCGCTGTAGCCCTGACCTTCCAGAACTGTAAGGGGAAAAGCAAAAGCGACAACCTTTCCGCCGTCACCGACTCACTGTCGGATGATGCCCTGATGGATACCGTCCAGCGACGGACCTTCCTCTACTTTTGGGAAGGTGCGGAACCGAACAGCGGTCTTGCCCCCGAACGCTATCATGTAGACGGCGTATATCCGCAGGACGACGCCAACGTCGTCACTTCCGGCGGCAGCGGCTTCGGCATCATGGCTATCCTTGCCGGAATAGACCGCGGCTATGTCACCCGTGAAGAGGGACTGGCACGCATGGAGCGTATCGTATCCTTCCTTGAGAAAGCCGACCGCTTTCACGGAGCGTACCCTCACTGGTGGTATGGCGACACGGGAAAGGTGAAACCTTTCGGACAGAAAGACAACGGCGGTGACCTGGTGGAAACAGCTTTCCTTATCCAGGGACTTCTCGCCGTGCACCAATATTACGTAAACGGCAACGAGAAAGAAAAAGCGCTCGCCCAGCGCATCGACCAAATCTGGCGCGATGTTGACTGGGACTGGTACCGGAAAGGCGGACAAAACGTCCTTTACTGGCACTGGAGCCCTACCTACGGCTGGGAAATGAATTTTCCCGTACACGGTTACAACGAATGCATGATTATGTATATCCTTGCCGCCGCTTCGCCAACGCACGGAGTACCCGCCGCCGTCTACCATGACGGATGGGCGCAGAACGGTGCCATCATCTCCCCGCATAAGGTAGAAGGAATCGAACTTCATCTCCGCTACCAGGGGACGGAAGCCGGACCGCTTTTCTGGGCACAATATTCTTTCCTCGGACTCGACCCTGTGGGACTGAAAGATGAATATTGCCCCAGTTATTTCTACGAAATGCGCAACCTGACGTTAGTAAACCGTGCCTATTGCATCCGCAACCCCAAACATTACAAAGGGTTCGGCCCCGATTGCTGGGGACTGACTGCCAGTTACTCCGTAGACGGATATGCCGCCCACTCACCCAACGAGCAGGACGACAAGGGTGTCATCTCTCCTACCGCCGCCCTCTCATCCATCGCCTACACGCCGGAATACTCCATGCAAGTGATGCGCCACCTCTATAATATGGGCGACAAAGTTTTCGGCCCCTTCGGATTCTACGACGCTTTCAGCGAAACGGACAACTGGTATCCGCAACGCTACCTCGCCATCGACCAGGGCCCTATCGCCGTCATGATTGAGAACTACCGCACAGGCTTGTTATGGAACCTCTTCATGAGCCACCCCGACGTACAGGCGGGACTGACGAAGCTGGGTTTTAATACCAACAAACAGGATGTGAAACAAAAATAA
- a CDS encoding KGGVGR-motif variant AAA ATPase: protein MKTFTFYSYKGGVGRTLALVNVANRLAEFGKKVCILDFDLEAPGLQSKYAKELQQPIYKGLVDYIYAYAVENVQPRHISDYMVDIHLNNAINTIHLCAAGDVDSSDYWKKLARINWWNLFYAENSYGIDFFLSLKKQIEEELAPDFLLIDSRTGITEMSAITMSLLADDVVFLAANNEENIKGCCKVLNSLSAPENNLLGVKRTYHFVLTRIPLPDSPDEKVKHNIIVEQKTNIIKECLAKNGTTLESANVIHSDRCLEENELCNTSYIYEVSKTSSVKEYMALYDSLVKNYFSKEDLVTFDGYKQLQLEVDKALRYYRGNDSHFMEQAELLVNSYPQFSYGYSFISNYYFDRFEFEKALEYAQKATATLGPDLLPIQLKEIHLNLLLGNYQRSENLLNKIYDKDNEFTEFLKVKIDHMMFHNEEHDIKAITKLIKAHPDNVKYRNEEAKMWNFYKKYASALEAIYETLEIDSESAMAYITLAEIKYRMNEKLDFFRNIELALKYNYDLRWVKYDEMFYIYKECLEDKRFLAILDKYDVRHVTSFWLS, encoded by the coding sequence ATGAAAACATTTACTTTTTATTCCTACAAAGGAGGAGTCGGACGGACATTGGCGTTAGTCAACGTAGCCAATCGCTTGGCTGAATTTGGAAAGAAAGTGTGTATCCTCGACTTTGATTTGGAAGCTCCGGGATTGCAAAGCAAATATGCCAAGGAACTTCAACAGCCTATCTACAAAGGATTGGTGGATTATATTTATGCATATGCTGTGGAGAATGTACAACCCCGCCATATATCAGATTATATGGTTGACATTCATTTAAACAACGCAATAAATACCATCCATTTATGTGCGGCAGGGGATGTTGACTCAAGTGATTACTGGAAAAAACTCGCACGCATCAATTGGTGGAACTTATTCTATGCAGAAAACAGTTATGGCATTGATTTCTTTCTGAGCCTGAAGAAACAGATAGAAGAGGAACTGGCTCCCGATTTCTTACTGATAGACTCCAGGACAGGAATCACGGAAATGTCCGCTATCACGATGTCCTTACTTGCCGACGACGTTGTCTTTTTGGCAGCCAATAACGAAGAAAACATCAAAGGCTGCTGTAAAGTCCTGAACTCGCTCTCCGCACCGGAAAACAACCTGCTGGGAGTCAAGAGGACCTATCATTTTGTCCTGACCCGTATTCCTCTGCCGGACAGTCCCGATGAAAAAGTAAAACATAACATCATTGTAGAGCAAAAGACAAATATCATCAAAGAATGTCTCGCAAAGAACGGCACCACCCTCGAAAGCGCGAATGTAATCCATTCAGACCGCTGCCTGGAAGAGAACGAGCTTTGCAACACTTCTTATATATACGAAGTCTCCAAAACTTCTTCCGTCAAAGAATATATGGCCTTGTATGATTCTTTGGTAAAGAATTATTTCTCTAAAGAAGACCTTGTCACTTTTGACGGATACAAGCAGCTTCAATTAGAAGTAGACAAAGCATTGCGCTACTATAGAGGAAACGACAGCCACTTCATGGAACAAGCAGAGTTACTGGTTAACTCATACCCGCAATTTTCATATGGATATTCATTCATTAGTAACTATTATTTTGACCGTTTTGAATTTGAGAAGGCATTAGAATATGCACAAAAAGCTACTGCCACCCTTGGCCCCGACTTGCTCCCAATACAACTCAAAGAGATTCATCTAAACCTTTTATTAGGAAATTATCAGAGAAGCGAAAACCTCTTGAATAAAATTTATGATAAAGATAATGAGTTTACTGAATTTCTCAAGGTCAAGATAGACCACATGATGTTTCATAATGAAGAACACGATATAAAAGCAATCACAAAGCTAATAAAAGCACATCCTGACAATGTGAAATACCGCAATGAGGAGGCTAAAATGTGGAATTTCTATAAAAAATACGCCAGTGCGCTTGAAGCCATTTATGAAACTTTAGAGATTGATTCCGAATCAGCTATGGCCTATATCACTCTTGCAGAAATCAAATATCGTATGAATGAGAAACTTGACTTCTTCCGAAATATAGAACTTGCGTTGAAATACAACTACGACTTGCGCTGGGTGAAGTATGACGAAATGTTCTATATCTACAAAGAATGTCTCGAAGATAAAAGATTCTTAGCCATACTGGATAAATATGACGTAAGACACGTTACATCCTTCTGGCTAAGTTGA
- a CDS encoding helix-turn-helix transcriptional regulator → MIKNESQLTRAKQEMEELLDALYQIKGEELTDRMQKAAYCCRLKDLSSEIEEFEKLRNRQHLSFTNENLPKSIIALRIASGYTQKELADKIGVPEQQIQRYEQQEYGKVKFERVVQIIRVLAKKCELNFQFNDSSQMPAPFKQTEESARATRIAKERASLMLII, encoded by the coding sequence ATGATTAAGAACGAAAGCCAACTGACACGCGCCAAACAGGAAATGGAAGAGTTGCTGGATGCCTTGTATCAGATAAAAGGAGAAGAACTGACCGACCGTATGCAAAAAGCAGCATACTGCTGCCGGTTGAAAGACTTGAGTTCGGAAATCGAAGAATTCGAGAAGTTAAGAAACCGGCAACACCTGTCTTTTACGAACGAAAACCTTCCTAAATCTATCATAGCCTTGCGTATAGCTTCCGGATACACCCAAAAGGAACTGGCAGACAAAATAGGAGTGCCGGAACAACAAATCCAACGTTATGAACAACAAGAATACGGTAAAGTTAAATTTGAGAGAGTCGTACAAATCATACGGGTACTCGCAAAAAAATGCGAATTGAACTTTCAGTTTAATGACTCCAGCCAGATGCCGGCTCCATTCAAACAGACGGAAGAATCAGCCAGAGCCACCCGTATTGCCAAAGAAAGAGCTTCACTCATGCTAATCATATAA
- a CDS encoding outer membrane beta-barrel family protein, with product MKHRLLLLLLFMFATCATGWAQKDVAPSFTIKGVLLDSLTQEGEPYATIRITKKGVPDKAVKMAVTGANGKFQEKLNVPAGDYVISISSIGKAPVVKDFTLKSSTKITDLGTLYSSEANNELKGVEVVAQKPLVKVDVDKIEYNIEDDPDSKSNSILEMLRKVPLVTVDGEDNVQVNGSSSFKIHVNGKPNNMMSNNPKEVLKSMPANTIKYIEVITSPGAKYDAEGVGGILNIVTVGSGFEGYTATFRGNVTNNGAGAGTYAMVKQGKMTISVNYNYNYNNHPRSYSDSYRENYEPGARDEKFLESQSSSKSKGNFQYGNLEASYEIDTLRLLTAAFGMYGSSNKSDNNGNTVMYRTNHEDVAYRYRTDSRNKNSWYSINGNIDYQRTSRKNKQRMLTLSYKINTQPQTDNSKNVYLDIFPDEQKEELAERLRLENYHSDGKTNTMEQTFQVDYTTPIGKLHTIETGAKYIFRRNSSDNALYEAAGGSDNYAYNEDRSSEYRHLNHILSAYVGYTLKYKDFSFKPGVRYEQTIQRVKYIVGPGEDFHTNYSDLVPSVSLGMKIGKTQNLRAGYNMRIWRPGIWSLNPYFNNQDPMSISQGNPDLKSEKSHAFDIAYSNFSAKFNINVSLRHSFGNNGIERVSRLITNENGEIFDDNPEHMAPDGAMYSTYDNIGKNRDTGLSLYLNWNASSKTRIYVNGRGSYRDLKSEAQGLHNYGWNASCHGGIQHTLPLKIRLSLNGGGGTPYISLQGKGSGYQYYGIGLNRSFLKDDRLTLNLYCNNIFEKYRTYNSHTKGDNFISKSSGKYPSRYVGFSISYRIGELKASVKKAARSINNDDVKGGEGGGNAGGGGGQ from the coding sequence GGGGCAAACGGTAAGTTCCAGGAGAAATTGAATGTACCGGCAGGCGATTATGTAATCAGCATTTCTTCGATAGGTAAAGCGCCTGTTGTGAAAGACTTCACTTTGAAATCTTCTACGAAAATAACCGACCTTGGGACGTTGTATTCTTCGGAAGCCAATAATGAGTTGAAGGGAGTGGAAGTTGTCGCCCAGAAGCCTTTGGTGAAGGTAGATGTGGACAAGATAGAATATAACATTGAAGACGACCCCGACTCCAAGTCGAACAGTATCCTGGAGATGCTGCGCAAAGTTCCTTTGGTGACGGTGGACGGGGAAGATAATGTGCAGGTGAACGGGAGCAGCAGTTTCAAGATACATGTGAACGGGAAGCCGAACAACATGATGAGCAATAATCCGAAAGAAGTGCTGAAGAGTATGCCGGCAAATACCATTAAATATATTGAGGTGATTACTTCGCCGGGTGCGAAGTACGATGCGGAAGGCGTAGGCGGTATTCTGAATATCGTCACCGTGGGCAGCGGATTTGAGGGATATACGGCTACATTCCGGGGAAATGTCACTAACAACGGAGCCGGAGCCGGTACTTATGCGATGGTGAAACAGGGGAAGATGACTATTTCCGTCAATTATAACTACAATTATAATAATCATCCGCGCAGCTATTCGGACAGTTACCGTGAGAATTACGAGCCGGGGGCGAGGGACGAGAAGTTTCTCGAATCTCAAAGCAGTTCCAAATCGAAAGGAAATTTCCAGTATGGCAACCTGGAAGCGAGTTATGAGATTGATACGTTGAGACTGCTGACGGCGGCTTTCGGAATGTATGGCAGCAGTAATAAGAGCGACAACAACGGAAATACGGTAATGTATAGGACGAACCATGAGGACGTGGCTTATCGTTACCGGACGGATAGCCGTAATAAAAACTCGTGGTATTCCATAAATGGAAATATAGACTATCAGCGTACTTCGCGGAAGAATAAGCAGCGGATGCTGACCTTATCTTATAAGATAAATACGCAACCTCAAACTGATAATTCCAAGAATGTTTATCTGGACATATTCCCCGACGAGCAGAAAGAGGAACTGGCGGAACGGCTGCGGTTGGAAAATTACCATTCGGATGGAAAGACAAATACGATGGAGCAGACTTTCCAGGTGGATTATACGACTCCGATAGGGAAATTGCATACCATTGAGACGGGAGCGAAATACATTTTCCGTCGCAATAGCAGTGATAACGCGCTTTATGAGGCGGCAGGCGGAAGCGATAATTATGCGTATAATGAAGACCGCAGCAGTGAGTACCGCCATCTCAACCATATCCTGTCGGCTTATGTGGGATATACCCTAAAGTATAAGGACTTTTCGTTCAAGCCGGGAGTACGTTATGAGCAGACCATACAACGGGTGAAATATATCGTAGGACCGGGTGAGGACTTCCATACGAATTACAGTGATTTGGTTCCGTCCGTCTCTTTGGGAATGAAAATCGGCAAGACGCAGAATCTGCGTGCCGGTTATAATATGCGCATCTGGCGTCCGGGAATCTGGAGCCTGAATCCTTACTTTAACAATCAAGACCCGATGTCTATCAGTCAGGGAAATCCGGACTTGAAGAGTGAGAAAAGCCATGCTTTTGATATTGCGTACAGTAATTTCAGTGCCAAGTTCAATATAAACGTTTCGTTGCGCCATTCATTCGGGAATAACGGGATAGAGAGGGTGAGCCGCTTGATAACCAATGAGAACGGAGAAATCTTTGATGATAATCCGGAGCACATGGCGCCGGACGGGGCTATGTACAGCACTTATGACAATATCGGCAAGAATCGGGATACCGGTTTGTCCCTTTATCTGAACTGGAACGCTTCTTCTAAAACACGTATTTACGTGAACGGACGCGGAAGTTACAGGGACTTGAAAAGTGAGGCGCAAGGGTTGCACAATTATGGATGGAACGCTTCTTGCCACGGGGGTATCCAGCATACGTTGCCTTTGAAAATCCGTTTGAGCCTGAATGGGGGCGGGGGTACTCCGTATATCAGTTTGCAGGGAAAAGGTTCCGGCTATCAGTATTACGGCATTGGGTTGAACCGTTCATTCCTGAAGGATGACCGTCTCACGCTGAACCTATATTGCAACAATATTTTTGAGAAGTACAGGACGTATAACAGTCATACGAAAGGTGACAATTTTATATCAAAGAGTAGCGGGAAATATCCGAGCCGTTATGTTGGCTTCAGTATCAGCTACCGGATTGGAGAACTGAAAGCCAGCGTGAAGAAAGCTGCCCGGAGCATCAATAATGATGATGTGAAAGGTGGAGAAGGCGGTGGAAACGCCGGTGGCGGAGGTGGTCAGTAA